Proteins encoded within one genomic window of Ostrinia nubilalis chromosome 5, ilOstNubi1.1, whole genome shotgun sequence:
- the LOC135072175 gene encoding von Willebrand factor-like, producing MDFKYNIEEDSSLSIHSTKRLIPIPASLPGIRVAMPADYVVVNLDAAGLALNTKRLIPIPASLPGIRVAMPADYVVVNLDAAGLALKWDTNMDFKYNIKDGSVSFRSTKRLIPIPASLPGIRVAMPADYVVVNLDAAGLALNTKRLIPVPASLPGIRVAMPADYVVVNLDAAGLALKWDTNYNIEDGSVSIRSTKRLIPIPASLPGIRVAMPADYVVVNLDAAGLALNTKRLIPIPASLQGIHVAMPADYVVVNLDAAGLALKWDTNDIILVEGSVLLWNNTEGLCGTLNSNPEDDLVTREGTRAKTKAAMASSWQLNKIGDICEGSPSDAAHCAAQPDDAKKKAQQFCARIFSKDKFRKCSKVMDVTLLLEACQEDYCACKDSQDPEECACSTVSVFAKECLRHGVEEMKFWRDPDTCPKTCPDGKIYKVCGPDSQPSCSFPQVASKADNATCIEGCFCPEGLLLEGGKCVQKEDCPCRLRNRSFKPGSVIPKECNSCTCQAGEWKCTQVPCGARCSAVGDPHYTTFDGQRYDFMGHCTYTLLQTNNITVEVENVACSGAITEEMNLTPYKGEGRPSCTKAVNLKYDGANIHLKQGGLILVNGKEVSALPVNVGQIRIRAASSLFVIVQLPLKVDIWWDGNTRVFVDVPPSFQGKTKGLCGTFNLKQSDDFLTPEGDVEQSTLAFANKWKTREFCEDLSTKEPEHPCKANVQNKEMAEKYCSKLKSKLFEECHWFVDVEAHYEACLYDMCACAGDAARCLCPLLGDYAMACAKSGVLLQWRYNVQECGEWRPLQDDTCACCARCSRLRHGLRQERRAAAVALQRAGVR from the exons ATGGACTTTAAATATAATATCGAAGAAGACAGCAGCTTGTCGATCCATAGCACCAAGCGCCTCATCCCGATCCCGGCGTCGCTACCAGGCATCCGTGTAGCCATGCCCGCCGACTACGTCGTCGTCAACCTGGACGCCGCCGGCCTGGCGCTCAA CACCAAGCGTCTCATCCCGATCCCGGCGTCGCTGCCAGGCATCCGTGTAGCCATGCCCGCCGACTACGTCGTCGTCAATCTGGACGCCGCCGGCCTGGCGCTCAAGTGGGACACCAAC ATGgactttaaatataatataaaagacGGCAGCGTATCGTTCCGTAGCACCAAGCGCCTCATCCCGATCCCGGCGTCGCTACCAGGCATCCGAGTAGCCATGCCCGCCGACTACGTCGTCGTCAATCTGGACGCCGCCGGCCTGGCGCTCAA CACCAAGCGCCTCATCCCGGTCCCGGCGTCGCTACCAGGCATTCGAGTAGCCATGCCCGCCGACTACGTCGTCGTCAATCTGGACGCCGCCGGCCTGGCGCTCAAGTGGGACACCAAC tatAATATAGAAGACGGCAGCGTGTCGATCCGCAGCACCAAGCGCCTCATCCCGATCCCGGCGTCGCTGCCAGGCATCCGTGTAGCCATGCCCGCCGACTACGTCGTCGTCAATCTGGACGCCGCCGGCCTGGCGCTCAA CACCAAGCGCCTCATCCCGATCCCGGCGTCGCTACAAGGCATCCATGTAGCCATGCCCGCCGACTACGTCGTCGTCAATCTGGACGCCGCCGGCTTGGCGCTCAAGTGGGACACCAAC GATATCATCTTAGTGGAAGGTTCGGTCCTGCTATGGAACAACACAGAGGGCCTGTGCGGCACTCTCAACAGCAACCCGGAGGATGACCTGGTCACCAGAGAGGGAACCCGTGCCAAGACCAAGGCTGCTATGGCGTCGTCCTGGCAGCTTAACAAAATTGGAG ACATCTGCGAAGGCAGCCCGTCCGACGCGGCGCACTGCGCGGCGCAGCCCGACGACGCCAAGAAGAAGGCCCAGCAGTTCTGCGCCAGGATATTCAGCAAAGACAAGTTCCGCAAGTGCTCGAAG GTTATGGACGTGACCCTGTTGCTAGAAGCTTGCCAAGAAGACTACTGCGCTTGTAAAGATAGTCAAG ATCCCGAGGAGTGCGCTTGCAGCACGGTTTCTGTGTTTGCTAAGGAGTGCCTACGACATGGAGTGGAAGAAATGAAGTTTTGGAGAGATCCCGACACTTGCC CCAAAACCTGTCCCGACGGCAAAATCTACAAGGTGTGCGGGCCAGACTCCCAGCCCAGCTGTTCCTTCCCACAAGTGGCCTCAAAGGCCGACAACGCCACCTGCATCGAAGGCTGCTTCTGTCCCGAAGGCCTACTGCTGGAAGGAGGCAAGTGCGTCCAGAAGGAGGACTGTCCGTGCCGATTGAGGAACAGGAGCTTCAAGCCCGGATCTGTTATACCTAAGGAGTGCAACAGTTG CACATGTCAAGCAGGCGAGTGGAAGTGCACTCAGGTGCCTTGTGGCGCGCGCTGCAGTGCCGTGGGCGATCCTCACTACACGACCTTCGACGGGCAAAGATACGACTTCATGGGACACTGCACGTATACATTACTGCAGACTAACAACATCACGGTTGAGGTGGAAAACGTTGCGTGTTCGGGAGCTATTACTGAG GAGATGAACCTAACACCGTACAAGGGCGAGGGCAGGCCTTCCTGCACGAAAGCCGTGAACCTCAAGTACGACGGCGCTAACATCCACCTGAAGCAAGGAGGACTGATTCTTGTCAATGGGAAAGAGGTGTCTGCGCTTCCCGTCAACGTGGGACAGATCAGGATTCGAGCTGCTTCTTCTTTGTTTGTTATTG TGCAACTGCCTCTGAAAGTGGATATCTGGTGGGATGGCAACACCAGAGTGTTTGTCGACGTACCGCCATCATTCCAGGGCAAGACCAAA GGTTTATGTGGAACCTTCAACTTGAAACAAAGCGACGACTTCCTGACTCCTGAAGGGGACGTAGAGCAGTCGACCCTCGCGTTCGCGAACAAATGGAAGACTAGGGAGTTCTGCGAGGACTTGAGCACTAAGGAACCCGAACATCCTTGTAAAGCAAACGTTCAGAATAAGGAAATGGCCGAGAAGTACTGCAGCAAGTTGAAGAGCAAACTATTCGAAG AGTGCCACTGGTTCGTGGACGTGGAGGCGCACTACGAAGCGTGCCTGTACGACATGTGCGCGTGCGCCGGCGACGCGGCGCGCTGCCTGTGCCCGCTGCTCGGCGACTACGCCATGGCCTGCGCCAAGAGCGGCGTGCTGCTGCAGTGGCGCTACAACGTGCAGGAGTGCGGTGAGTGGAGGCCGCTACAGGACGACACGTGCGCCTGCTGTGCCCGCTGCTCGCGACTACGCCATGGCCTGCGCCAAGAGCGGCGTGCTGCTGCAGTGGCGCTACAACGTGCAGGAGTGCGGTGA